The proteins below come from a single Halobacillus salinarum genomic window:
- a CDS encoding ABC transporter ATP-binding protein: MEREKALEVRQLKKHFHLGKGSTLKAVDGISFEIYKGETFGLVGESGCGKSTTGRVIMNLYDPTGGEVVVNGKNVFRLQGEEQFQLKKTMQMIFQDPYASLNPRSTVAEIIAEPMEIHGLFSSRKEKMKRIYELLEEVGLNRDHANRYPHEFSGGQRQRIGIARALALDPEIIIADEPISALDVSVQAQVVNLLEQLQEEKGLTYLFIAHDLSMVQHISDRIGVMYLGHMAELTTSSELYTNPLHPYTQALLSAIPIPDPDVEDEREQVIIEGEIPSPIDPPSGCVFRTRCPMAMDVCAEKMPVWQEAEKDHMVACHMYDNDVNGVWTTKDKAKMKVTIR, encoded by the coding sequence ATGGAGCGAGAAAAAGCGTTAGAAGTCAGACAGTTAAAGAAACATTTTCACCTTGGAAAGGGCAGCACATTAAAGGCTGTCGATGGAATCAGCTTTGAGATTTATAAAGGCGAAACGTTCGGTCTTGTAGGAGAATCCGGCTGCGGCAAGTCTACCACTGGACGGGTGATCATGAATTTATATGACCCCACAGGCGGAGAAGTAGTCGTTAATGGAAAAAATGTCTTCCGTTTGCAGGGCGAGGAACAATTTCAACTCAAAAAAACGATGCAGATGATTTTCCAGGATCCTTATGCATCTTTAAATCCACGATCCACCGTTGCAGAAATTATAGCAGAACCAATGGAAATTCACGGGCTTTTTTCTTCCCGGAAAGAAAAAATGAAACGCATATATGAACTGCTGGAGGAAGTAGGTTTAAACCGCGATCATGCCAACCGCTATCCGCATGAATTCAGCGGCGGCCAGCGGCAGCGAATCGGGATTGCCCGCGCGCTTGCCCTTGATCCTGAAATCATTATTGCCGATGAGCCGATTTCAGCTCTTGATGTTTCCGTACAGGCTCAAGTCGTCAACCTGCTTGAACAGCTTCAGGAAGAAAAGGGGCTCACCTATTTATTCATTGCCCACGATTTATCGATGGTCCAGCACATCTCTGACAGAATCGGAGTGATGTATTTAGGTCATATGGCTGAACTGACCACGAGCAGCGAACTGTACACGAATCCGCTTCATCCTTACACACAGGCACTGCTTTCGGCCATTCCAATTCCGGACCCTGATGTCGAGGATGAACGGGAGCAGGTCATTATTGAAGGAGAAATCCCGAGCCCGATTGATCCGCCAAGCGGCTGTGTTTTCCGCACCCGATGCCCAATGGCAATGGACGTATGCGCTGAGAAAATGCCCGTCTGGCAGGAAGCAGAAAAAGATCATATGGTCGCCTGCCATATGTATGATAATGACGTAAACGGCGTGTGGACCACGAAAGATAAAGCAAAGATGAAAGTCACGATTCGGTAG
- a CDS encoding carbohydrate ABC transporter permease, with protein sequence MSELAKETHRSVADKEVRSVKNKRTKSLWWMYLPALIVVSIFIIYPFLNGIRVSFTDWNGFSQTKNWVGFQQYSRMFSDPDTWLVVKNTLIYGIGSTIFQNILGLLYALLLNQSIKMKALTRTIIYLPVIISPLVMGYIWYFFFSFQGGALNDLLVFFGMDKINALGNPDLNTWLIVFVNTYQFVGIAMIIYLAGLQGISKDFYEAADIDGASAFQQFKNITLPLLMPAITINMVLNIIGGLKLFDVIIALTGGGPGNASQSMSTFMYDLYFSRQDAGYAATQGVLMAFIILILSLLALVYFKRKEVDA encoded by the coding sequence ATGAGTGAACTAGCGAAAGAAACCCATCGTTCTGTGGCAGATAAGGAAGTGAGGAGTGTTAAAAATAAACGGACTAAATCATTGTGGTGGATGTATCTTCCTGCGTTGATCGTCGTCAGTATTTTCATTATCTATCCCTTTCTAAACGGAATTCGAGTTTCGTTTACGGACTGGAATGGCTTTTCCCAAACAAAGAACTGGGTAGGTTTTCAGCAGTATTCGCGGATGTTTTCCGACCCGGATACATGGCTGGTAGTAAAAAACACCCTGATCTATGGGATCGGAAGTACAATCTTTCAAAACATCTTAGGACTCCTGTATGCATTATTGCTTAACCAAAGCATTAAAATGAAAGCTCTTACGAGAACGATTATCTATTTACCGGTCATTATCAGCCCGCTCGTGATGGGCTACATCTGGTACTTTTTCTTTTCCTTTCAAGGCGGCGCTTTAAATGATCTGCTCGTGTTTTTCGGAATGGATAAAATCAATGCTCTCGGCAATCCGGATTTAAACACGTGGCTGATTGTGTTTGTCAATACTTATCAGTTTGTGGGAATTGCTATGATCATCTATTTAGCTGGTCTGCAGGGGATTTCTAAAGATTTTTATGAAGCAGCGGATATTGATGGGGCTTCAGCCTTTCAGCAGTTCAAAAATATTACGCTTCCACTGTTAATGCCGGCCATTACTATTAATATGGTGCTTAATATTATCGGCGGCTTAAAGTTATTTGATGTAATTATTGCTTTGACCGGCGGCGGACCAGGTAACGCGTCCCAATCGATGTCGACGTTTATGTATGACCTATACTTCAGTCGACAGGATGCAGGGTATGCAGCGACGCAGGGGGTATTGATGGCTTTCATTATTTTAATCCTCAGTTTGCTCGCGCTTGTCTATTTCAAACGTAAGGAGGTCGATGCGTAG
- a CDS encoding ABC transporter permease, protein MAKYIVKRFILMVVTVLIIATLTFFLMNVIPGSPFNEERSSNATVEQNLREHFHLDEPLFVQYALYLKSIATFDFGPSIKQPTETVNSLLGRGFPISAELGIWTILVAVVSGILLGVFAALKHNGLIDYLAMTIAVLGISVPNFVMATLLIQELAVTLPIFPAATWSSPKHMVLPIFALATGPMAIIARLTRSSMLETLTQDYIKTARAKGLSPVKVVVKHALKNALMPVVTILGTLIAGILTGTFVIEKIFAIPGMGKYFVEGINQRDYPVIMGTTVFYSTFLVVMLFLVDIAYGLLDPRIKLHKKGGR, encoded by the coding sequence ATGGCTAAATACATAGTGAAACGCTTTATACTCATGGTGGTTACAGTATTAATTATCGCCACGCTTACTTTTTTTCTTATGAACGTTATTCCAGGATCTCCTTTCAATGAAGAGCGCTCAAGTAATGCAACCGTTGAGCAGAACTTAAGAGAACATTTTCACTTAGATGAACCTTTATTTGTTCAATATGCGCTTTATTTAAAATCCATAGCTACGTTTGATTTCGGCCCCTCTATAAAACAGCCGACAGAAACGGTGAATTCACTTTTAGGAAGAGGATTTCCTATTTCAGCGGAGCTCGGAATTTGGACAATTCTCGTTGCCGTTGTCTCCGGAATTCTATTAGGTGTATTTGCAGCCTTGAAACACAATGGGCTCATAGATTATTTGGCTATGACGATTGCCGTCTTAGGCATCTCCGTTCCAAACTTTGTGATGGCAACCTTGCTTATCCAGGAGCTGGCGGTTACTTTGCCAATTTTTCCAGCAGCTACCTGGAGCAGCCCCAAGCACATGGTTCTTCCTATTTTCGCCCTCGCTACCGGCCCAATGGCGATTATTGCCCGGCTGACGCGGTCCAGTATGCTTGAAACATTAACGCAGGATTACATAAAAACGGCGAGGGCTAAAGGACTTTCTCCTGTGAAAGTTGTCGTCAAGCATGCACTGAAGAATGCACTTATGCCAGTTGTCACCATTTTAGGCACACTGATTGCCGGCATTCTTACAGGAACTTTTGTTATCGAGAAAATATTTGCAATTCCCGGAATGGGCAAATATTTCGTAGAAGGTATCAACCAGCGGGATTATCCCGTGATTATGGGCACGACCGTGTTCTACAGTACTTTTTTAGTAGTCATGTTATTTCTAGTCGATATCGCATATGGACTGCTCGATCCGAGAATCAAGCTCCATAAAAAGGGAGGAAGATAA
- a CDS encoding peptide ABC transporter substrate-binding protein produces MKKWMMVLLSVLFIAVLTACTTESSGDKNKDNNSDQEEASSDTATLNMNNAEEPTSLDPPMGFDSVSWNVLNNLMEGLTRLGKDHQPQPATAEKWDVSSDGTVYTFHIRDDAKWSNGDDVTAGDFEYAWKRLLNPETASPAAFLGYFIKGGEAYNNGEGSADDVMVEAVNDKELKVTLKAPTNYFLNVISNPAFFPVNKKVAEENEEWYADADSFVGNGPFSLAEWKHDSEMLMEKNENYWDKDTVKLNKVHWAMVNDVNTEYQMYKSGDLDTSGIPPELAEKLMESDEVKIQDQAGTYFYRFNVNKEPFQNKKIRKAFAMSINQQDIVDYVTKNKEEPAYGFVSYGFESPSGEDFREHNGSLVEYNPEEAKKLLEEGMKEEGYDELPAVTLSYNTSEAHKTIAETIQQMLKESLGVEVTLENAEWNVFLQNQKDLKHQLSRSSFLADYADPINFLESFITDSSMNRTGWSNKEYDQLIADAKQETDEEKRWEDMYKAEKVLFEDMPIFPIHFYNQVNLQKDSVSGIVRHPVGYLELKWAEKK; encoded by the coding sequence ATGAAAAAATGGATGATGGTTTTACTCTCCGTGTTATTTATCGCTGTATTAACCGCCTGCACCACCGAAAGCTCTGGAGACAAGAACAAGGACAACAACAGTGATCAGGAGGAAGCGAGCAGTGACACAGCCACGTTAAATATGAACAATGCCGAGGAGCCCACTTCTCTTGATCCTCCGATGGGCTTTGATTCTGTTTCCTGGAATGTCCTGAACAACTTAATGGAAGGCCTGACTCGTTTAGGCAAGGATCACCAGCCGCAGCCAGCTACGGCAGAAAAATGGGATGTTTCAAGCGACGGGACCGTTTATACCTTTCACATCAGGGATGACGCTAAATGGTCCAATGGGGATGACGTCACTGCGGGAGATTTTGAGTATGCTTGGAAACGGCTGCTTAACCCTGAGACCGCCTCTCCGGCTGCCTTCCTGGGCTATTTTATTAAAGGCGGCGAAGCTTACAACAACGGGGAAGGTTCCGCTGATGACGTCATGGTGGAAGCCGTAAATGACAAGGAACTGAAAGTAACTTTAAAAGCACCAACCAACTATTTCTTAAATGTCATCTCCAACCCCGCCTTCTTCCCTGTCAACAAAAAAGTCGCTGAAGAAAACGAAGAATGGTACGCTGACGCTGACAGCTTTGTCGGCAACGGCCCGTTCAGCTTAGCCGAATGGAAGCACGACAGCGAAATGCTTATGGAGAAGAACGAAAACTATTGGGACAAGGATACAGTGAAACTCAACAAGGTCCATTGGGCGATGGTCAATGATGTAAACACGGAATACCAAATGTATAAGAGCGGAGATCTTGACACCTCAGGTATCCCGCCGGAGCTTGCCGAAAAGTTGATGGAAAGTGACGAAGTAAAAATCCAGGACCAGGCAGGTACTTACTTCTACCGCTTTAACGTCAACAAAGAGCCTTTCCAAAACAAAAAGATTCGTAAGGCGTTTGCTATGTCGATTAACCAACAAGATATCGTCGATTACGTAACGAAAAATAAGGAAGAACCAGCCTATGGATTCGTTTCCTATGGCTTTGAGAGTCCTTCAGGAGAAGACTTCCGCGAGCACAATGGCAGCCTCGTGGAGTACAATCCGGAAGAAGCGAAAAAACTGCTTGAAGAAGGAATGAAGGAAGAAGGATATGATGAACTTCCAGCCGTCACTCTTTCCTATAACACAAGCGAAGCTCATAAGACCATCGCTGAAACCATACAACAAATGCTGAAAGAGTCCCTGGGGGTAGAAGTAACCCTGGAAAATGCAGAATGGAATGTCTTCCTCCAAAACCAGAAGGATTTAAAACACCAGCTTTCCCGCAGTTCCTTCCTGGCTGATTATGCGGATCCAATTAACTTCCTGGAAAGCTTTATAACGGATTCTTCCATGAACCGTACCGGCTGGTCCAATAAAGAATACGATCAGCTGATTGCTGACGCTAAACAGGAAACAGATGAAGAAAAGCGCTGGGAAGACATGTATAAAGCAGAGAAAGTATTGTTCGAAGATATGCCGATTTTCCCGATCCACTTCTATAACCAGGTCAACCTGCAAAAAGATTCCGTCAGCGGAATTGTCCGCCACCCTGTTGGCTACCTGGAATTAAAATGGGCGGAAAAGAAATAA
- a CDS encoding S66 peptidase family protein — protein MIVRPQRLEQGDTIGVIAPASPPKQEPLEKGIAFLENLRLRVKTSPQVSKTYGYLAGTDQDRLEALHQMFSDPSIKGIFCACGGFGTSRIADAVDYDLIRENPKVFWGYSDITYLHTAIRQKSGLVTFHGPMLSSDVGTAEFDNLSKKMFDQLFQAQVLRYTNEISRLVAFSRGEASGEIVGGNLSMLVNSIGGPFEIDTKDKLLLIEDIGEEPYRIDSFLSQLKMAGKLEQAAGIIVGDFSEAEPKKREQSLTIKEVYHHYFSSLDKPVLAGFKIGHCLPHFAIPLGTKGTLSCRTKTLVIEPGVS, from the coding sequence ATAATCGTGAGACCACAACGTTTAGAGCAGGGGGATACAATTGGCGTCATCGCACCTGCTAGTCCACCAAAACAGGAACCATTAGAGAAAGGGATTGCTTTTCTGGAAAACCTAAGGTTACGGGTGAAAACGTCCCCGCAAGTTTCAAAAACCTATGGATACTTGGCAGGTACAGATCAGGATCGATTAGAAGCCCTGCATCAGATGTTCTCAGATCCATCCATTAAAGGAATTTTCTGCGCATGTGGAGGCTTTGGAACAAGCCGTATCGCGGATGCGGTCGATTATGACCTGATCAGAGAAAATCCTAAAGTCTTTTGGGGCTACAGTGATATTACTTATTTACATACAGCAATCCGGCAAAAGTCCGGACTGGTTACCTTTCATGGTCCGATGCTTAGCTCGGATGTCGGCACAGCTGAATTTGATAACTTATCTAAAAAAATGTTTGACCAGTTGTTTCAAGCCCAAGTGCTCCGCTATACGAACGAAATCTCGCGGCTCGTAGCTTTTTCCAGAGGAGAAGCCAGCGGTGAGATTGTCGGCGGGAACTTGTCTATGCTCGTCAATTCCATCGGCGGCCCTTTTGAAATTGACACAAAGGACAAGCTCCTTCTGATCGAAGATATTGGTGAAGAACCTTACCGAATTGATTCGTTCCTAAGCCAGCTCAAGATGGCAGGCAAGCTGGAGCAAGCCGCCGGGATTATTGTTGGGGATTTTAGTGAAGCCGAACCTAAAAAGCGGGAACAGTCCTTAACGATCAAGGAAGTGTACCATCACTATTTTTCCAGCTTGGATAAGCCTGTGCTGGCCGGATTTAAAATCGGTCACTGTCTCCCCCATTTCGCAATTCCTCTAGGAACAAAGGGAACATTGTCATGCAGAACCAAAACCCTTGTGATCGAGCCTGGAGTAAGCTGA
- a CDS encoding ABC transporter substrate-binding protein: MKKSWLVVLLFSIVGLLAVGCSSDEASGDGGKTTLTFFSTATTEDDKAAIDDAIKKFEEEYPEIKIDANYPADGYEDMLRVKMAANDMPDLFDTHGWAKLRYGDYVEDLSDMDWVKNLDPALDTILKDDSGKVYAYPLNQAKDGITYNANLLKEYGIEPPTTFDDFMKALHTIKEKSGGEVTPLWFYGSDKSAFGQYFDQLATPLLITDKEHDYSEELLDGSFDWSNYTFLPEKLKEMQEDGLLNKDALTAQIQQQATLMAQGKIGFTFGGGSIGPAVEKLNPDVKVGVIPMPAIHEGDKPSWIGGERHTVAVWKDTKHKEEAKKFIEFLAQPEIAKDIAEGTSLPAGLANVDADNYFAEYYKEFKDVKVYPYFDRVYLPSGMWDVMGSTGQELISNSMTPEDVSEKMGEEYKRLRKQ; the protein is encoded by the coding sequence GTGAAAAAAAGTTGGTTAGTCGTATTGTTGTTTTCCATAGTAGGTCTTTTAGCAGTTGGCTGTTCAAGCGATGAAGCATCCGGGGACGGTGGAAAGACAACGTTAACCTTTTTTTCAACCGCAACAACAGAAGATGATAAAGCAGCAATTGACGATGCGATTAAAAAATTCGAAGAGGAATATCCGGAAATTAAGATCGATGCAAACTATCCAGCAGATGGATATGAAGATATGCTCCGGGTGAAAATGGCGGCGAATGATATGCCTGATCTTTTTGATACACATGGATGGGCAAAGCTTCGTTATGGAGATTATGTAGAGGATTTAAGTGATATGGACTGGGTGAAAAACCTGGATCCTGCATTAGATACGATTTTGAAGGATGACAGTGGCAAGGTGTACGCCTATCCGTTAAATCAGGCAAAGGATGGAATCACTTATAACGCTAATTTATTGAAGGAATACGGTATCGAGCCCCCTACAACATTTGATGACTTTATGAAAGCGCTTCATACAATCAAAGAAAAGAGCGGCGGGGAAGTGACACCGCTTTGGTTTTATGGATCGGACAAATCTGCATTTGGCCAATACTTTGATCAACTAGCTACACCGTTACTTATTACAGATAAAGAACACGATTACAGCGAAGAACTTCTGGACGGCTCTTTTGATTGGTCGAATTACACCTTCCTTCCAGAAAAGCTGAAGGAAATGCAGGAAGATGGTCTGCTTAATAAAGACGCGCTTACAGCACAAATCCAGCAGCAGGCAACCTTGATGGCCCAAGGAAAGATCGGCTTTACCTTTGGTGGAGGATCCATTGGGCCAGCGGTTGAAAAGCTGAACCCGGATGTAAAGGTTGGTGTGATTCCGATGCCGGCGATCCATGAAGGGGATAAGCCCAGCTGGATCGGCGGGGAGCGTCATACAGTAGCGGTTTGGAAGGATACAAAACATAAAGAGGAAGCAAAGAAATTTATCGAATTTCTTGCCCAGCCGGAAATCGCAAAGGATATTGCGGAAGGAACTTCCCTGCCGGCAGGACTTGCCAACGTTGATGCCGATAACTACTTTGCAGAGTACTATAAAGAATTTAAGGATGTAAAAGTTTATCCTTACTTTGACCGGGTTTACCTGCCAAGTGGAATGTGGGATGTTATGGGTTCTACAGGTCAGGAACTGATCTCGAATTCAATGACTCCCGAAGACGTTTCAGAAAAAATGGGTGAAGAATATAAGCGCTTAAGGAAACAGTAG
- a CDS encoding ABC transporter permease, with product MPAAKDKQHNPSSIPDEWFKPKEKDLKEAESVVRPSLSYWQDAWRRLRQNKLAMFGLIFLILLSIMAVFGPMISPHTVDTQDLANQNHPPSFEHWFGTDNLGRDVFTRTWYGARISLFVGLMAALIDFFIGVTYGGISGYKGGRTDNIMMRIIEILYGLPYLLVVILLLVVIGPSLATIILALTVTGWVGMARIVRGQVLQMKNEEYVLASQSFGAKTKRIIRKNLLPNTMGPIIVQMTLTVPTAIFAEAFLSFLGLGIQSPYASWGVMANDSLGVILSGHWWRLFFPAFFISATMFAFNVLGDGLQDALDPKLRR from the coding sequence ATTCCCGCAGCAAAGGACAAACAGCACAATCCGTCCTCAATCCCGGATGAGTGGTTTAAGCCGAAAGAAAAAGACTTGAAGGAAGCCGAATCCGTCGTCCGTCCTTCTCTTTCCTACTGGCAGGATGCCTGGAGGAGACTCAGACAGAACAAACTCGCTATGTTTGGATTAATCTTTCTGATCCTGCTTAGCATTATGGCTGTCTTCGGCCCTATGATCTCCCCTCATACCGTTGACACCCAGGACCTTGCCAACCAGAACCATCCGCCTTCTTTTGAGCATTGGTTTGGTACAGATAACTTGGGAAGAGATGTATTTACCAGAACCTGGTATGGAGCAAGAATCTCTTTATTTGTCGGTTTAATGGCCGCGTTGATTGATTTTTTTATTGGCGTGACATACGGAGGAATCAGCGGATATAAAGGCGGCCGCACCGATAATATTATGATGAGAATTATAGAAATTCTGTATGGTCTCCCTTACTTACTCGTTGTCATCCTGCTTCTCGTCGTCATTGGACCGAGCTTAGCTACCATTATCCTCGCCTTAACGGTTACGGGCTGGGTAGGGATGGCACGGATTGTCCGCGGACAGGTCCTGCAAATGAAAAATGAAGAATACGTTCTCGCTTCTCAATCATTCGGAGCGAAAACGAAACGGATCATTCGAAAGAACCTGCTTCCAAATACGATGGGGCCTATTATTGTGCAAATGACACTAACTGTGCCCACGGCCATATTTGCTGAAGCTTTTCTCAGCTTTCTCGGCCTCGGCATCCAATCCCCATACGCAAGCTGGGGTGTCATGGCCAATGATTCGCTTGGAGTCATTTTATCAGGGCATTGGTGGCGTTTATTCTTTCCTGCATTCTTCATTTCAGCTACCATGTTTGCCTTCAACGTTTTAGGGGATGGATTGCAGGATGCCCTCGATCCCAAACTTAGGAGGTAG
- a CDS encoding C40 family peptidase, with product MLFGEEIILEKIEGEWAKIIIPTQPSKKDVRGYPGYVPAGQIKEIPEEDWQGEGIAVVISKHSMLLDENREPKFEVSYLTSLPAIAEEGELIKVITPEGYGYLPTVDVSLYPSREVIPKGSGAAILKSGEAFLELPYFWGGMSSYGYDCSGFAYSMHKAQGYEIPRDATDQANQGEEVALEELKPGDLLFFAYENGSIHHVGFYYGDGKMLHSPNTGKNIEIIDIEGTIYEKELCQARRYWEETNE from the coding sequence TTGTTATTTGGGGAAGAGATCATCCTAGAGAAAATAGAGGGGGAATGGGCAAAAATCATCATTCCGACCCAGCCTTCTAAAAAAGATGTTCGTGGTTACCCAGGGTATGTCCCCGCTGGTCAAATAAAAGAAATACCTGAAGAAGACTGGCAAGGAGAAGGAATAGCTGTCGTTATTTCCAAACACAGCATGCTGCTCGATGAAAACCGTGAGCCAAAATTTGAAGTCAGCTACCTGACTTCACTCCCCGCGATTGCCGAGGAAGGAGAGCTGATTAAAGTAATCACTCCTGAAGGATACGGCTACCTTCCGACTGTAGATGTCTCCTTGTACCCATCTAGAGAAGTCATTCCTAAAGGAAGCGGTGCTGCAATTCTAAAATCAGGAGAAGCCTTCCTCGAACTCCCTTATTTTTGGGGTGGCATGAGCTCCTACGGATATGACTGTTCAGGATTCGCCTACTCTATGCACAAAGCGCAGGGGTACGAAATCCCGAGAGATGCAACGGATCAAGCCAATCAAGGGGAAGAAGTTGCTTTAGAAGAACTTAAGCCAGGAGATTTATTGTTTTTCGCTTATGAAAATGGCTCCATTCATCACGTAGGATTCTACTATGGAGATGGCAAGATGCTGCACTCGCCAAATACCGGAAAAAACATTGAAATCATAGACATTGAAGGTACCATTTACGAAAAAGAATTGTGCCAGGCTAGACGCTATTGGGAGGAGACAAACGAATAG
- a CDS encoding carbohydrate ABC transporter permease has protein sequence MKNREKRSRILLTGLALFITLLHLVPFYILITTALKATGDFSSKWAFPTKMEFANFSQAWEQAQLGTAFVNTTLITAGAAMLLIFFGAMAAYPLARMQTKLNKVVYFIFIAIMIIPPLTALVPLYKMVVDIGLMNTRTVAVLNNLAAFLPLTIFLYAGFIRSTIPKELEEAAKIDGASTLVTFFRVVFPLLKPVTATVLIISCVFIWNDYQFSIFFLQDKSVQTLTVALAGFFGQNQNNLNLVASAALMSMAPMTILFLFLQKYFVAGLSSGSVKG, from the coding sequence GTGAAAAACAGAGAGAAGCGTTCACGGATTTTGTTAACCGGGCTTGCTTTATTCATTACACTGCTGCATCTTGTTCCCTTTTACATCTTAATCACTACAGCGTTAAAAGCCACCGGTGATTTCAGCTCGAAGTGGGCCTTCCCGACTAAAATGGAGTTTGCAAATTTCTCGCAAGCCTGGGAGCAGGCGCAATTAGGTACGGCATTTGTCAATACAACATTGATTACAGCAGGAGCTGCAATGTTATTAATTTTCTTTGGAGCTATGGCCGCTTATCCACTGGCCCGTATGCAAACGAAACTGAATAAAGTCGTGTATTTCATCTTTATCGCTATCATGATCATTCCGCCATTAACAGCGCTTGTTCCTTTGTACAAGATGGTCGTTGATATCGGTTTGATGAATACGAGAACAGTGGCAGTGCTGAATAACCTGGCTGCCTTTCTGCCGCTGACGATCTTTTTGTATGCCGGTTTTATCCGCTCCACGATCCCAAAAGAGCTGGAAGAAGCAGCAAAAATCGATGGCGCAAGCACGCTGGTCACCTTTTTCAGAGTCGTATTTCCTCTGCTTAAGCCTGTGACCGCGACAGTATTGATCATCTCCTGCGTATTCATTTGGAACGATTATCAATTCTCAATTTTCTTCCTGCAGGATAAAAGTGTGCAGACGCTAACTGTGGCACTAGCCGGCTTCTTTGGCCAGAACCAGAACAATTTAAACTTAGTCGCTTCAGCAGCCTTGATGTCCATGGCCCCGATGACAATCCTCTTTTTATTCTTGCAAAAATACTTTGTCGCCGGACTGTCTTCAGGCTCTGTTAAAGGATAA
- a CDS encoding LacI family DNA-binding transcriptional regulator, protein MTTIKEIALKANYSNTTVSRVLNNDQTLSVSTEARNKILQVARELGYKTLQERKKEQKLSNSAPGKVGILLCHSVEEELNDAYFLSIRHGIENECEKRGLNSTEILRIKSFKEEQMSKDIEHLIVVGRISEEFLNPYKPQLKTIVYINHSVDDSLYDSIAIDFEKATKQALDHLLSLGYRRIGFVGGQEREHLPNGHVDFEDGRKTTFKQVLHEQGLFDPDAFYTGEFTMSDGYELMRKAIQKGDLPEAFFVASDAMAIGAIRALNEQNYRVPEDVAIVSFNDIESAQYTSPPLTTVRVRTEEMGKLGVKLMLDRLEGRDIPVKVTVPTELVVRESCGSKQKEKQNKHLA, encoded by the coding sequence ATGACAACCATTAAAGAGATTGCTTTAAAGGCAAATTATTCTAATACGACTGTTTCAAGAGTTTTAAATAATGACCAGACCCTTTCTGTATCTACAGAAGCAAGAAATAAAATATTACAAGTGGCAAGGGAGCTGGGGTACAAAACGCTGCAGGAGCGGAAGAAAGAACAGAAGCTTTCGAATTCTGCACCGGGGAAGGTTGGGATCCTGCTGTGTCATTCTGTGGAGGAAGAACTGAATGACGCTTACTTTTTATCCATTCGTCATGGAATTGAAAATGAGTGTGAGAAGAGAGGGCTGAACTCCACAGAAATTCTTCGCATTAAAAGCTTCAAGGAAGAACAAATGAGTAAAGATATTGAACATTTAATTGTCGTCGGGAGAATCAGTGAAGAGTTTTTAAATCCGTATAAGCCACAGCTTAAAACGATTGTTTACATTAACCACTCTGTCGATGACAGCCTTTACGACTCCATCGCCATCGATTTTGAAAAAGCGACAAAACAGGCGCTTGATCATTTGCTTTCTCTGGGATATAGACGGATTGGTTTTGTCGGAGGACAGGAACGTGAGCATTTACCCAATGGTCATGTGGATTTTGAAGACGGACGAAAAACAACTTTTAAGCAGGTATTACACGAACAAGGTTTATTTGACCCTGATGCCTTCTATACCGGTGAATTTACGATGTCTGATGGCTATGAACTCATGAGAAAAGCAATCCAGAAAGGAGATCTTCCAGAGGCGTTTTTCGTAGCTAGTGACGCAATGGCCATCGGGGCTATAAGAGCGCTCAATGAACAAAATTACCGAGTGCCAGAGGATGTCGCGATTGTAAGTTTTAATGATATTGAATCTGCACAATATACGTCACCACCGTTAACGACGGTCAGAGTGAGAACTGAAGAAATGGGGAAGCTCGGCGTGAAGCTTATGTTGGACAGGCTGGAAGGGCGTGACATTCCAGTGAAAGTGACAGTTCCTACAGAATTAGTCGTGAGGGAAAGCTGCGGCAGCAAGCAAAAAGAAAAGCAAAATAAGCACTTAGCTTAA